The following proteins are co-located in the Gloeocapsa sp. PCC 7428 genome:
- the tpiA gene encoding triose-phosphate isomerase: MRKIVIAGNWKMYKTQAESLEFLQGFMPSLEQTPEAREVVLCAPFTALSLISKNLHGSRVQLGAQNVHWEVQGAYTGEIAAPMLTEIGVRYAIVGHSERRQFFGETDETVNKRLIAAQAHGLTPILCVGETKQQRDAGETEALISMQLEKDLVKVDQQNLIIAYEPIWAIGTGDTCEASEANRVIGLIRSQLSYPDTPIQYGGSVKPNNIDEIMAQPEIDGALVGGASLEPGSFARIVNYQ; this comes from the coding sequence GTGCGAAAAATAGTTATTGCCGGTAATTGGAAAATGTATAAAACCCAGGCAGAATCTCTGGAGTTCTTGCAAGGATTTATGCCGAGTTTGGAGCAAACACCAGAAGCACGAGAAGTCGTGCTATGCGCTCCATTTACTGCACTATCGTTAATTTCTAAAAATCTTCACGGAAGCCGCGTGCAGTTAGGCGCACAAAATGTCCACTGGGAAGTTCAAGGAGCTTATACAGGTGAAATTGCGGCTCCCATGCTCACAGAAATTGGCGTACGTTACGCGATCGTTGGTCACAGTGAACGGCGACAATTCTTTGGCGAGACGGATGAAACAGTCAATAAAAGATTAATAGCAGCCCAAGCGCATGGTTTGACTCCAATTTTATGTGTAGGAGAAACGAAGCAACAACGCGATGCGGGTGAAACCGAAGCACTCATTTCGATGCAGTTGGAAAAAGATCTGGTGAAAGTCGATCAGCAAAATCTGATCATTGCATACGAACCAATCTGGGCAATTGGAACGGGTGATACGTGCGAAGCCTCTGAAGCAAACCGCGTGATTGGGTTGATTCGCAGTCAGTTAAGTTATCCTGATACGCCAATTCAATACGGTGGTTCAGTGAAGCCAAACAATATTGATGAAATTATGGCACAACCAGAGATTGACGGTGCTTTAGTCGGAGGGGCAAGCTTAGAACCAGGTAGTTTTGCCCGAATTGTCAATTATCAGTAG
- a CDS encoding polyribonucleotide nucleotidyltransferase — translation MVEIDRSISFDGRDIRLTVGLLAPQAGGSVLMQSGDTAVLVTATRSAAREGIDFLPLTVDYEERLYSVGRIPGGFLRREGRPPEKAILTSRLIDRPLRPLFPQWLRDDLQIVATTLSMDELVPPDVLAVTGASLAVLLAKIPFDGPMAAVRVGLVGDDFIINPTYAEIEAGDLDLVVAGSPAGVIMVEAGANQLPEQDIIEAIDFGYEAVQDLIQAQRDLIAELGIETVYEEPPAEVEPTLIEFIRDRAQAPVKQILSQFDLDKNNRDAALDAVKEEIVAAIAELPEEDPIQVAATTNSKAVGNTFKDLTKKLMRRQIVEDGVRVDGRKLDEVRPVSCRVDVLPKRVHGSGLFNRGLTQVLSACTLGTPGDAQNLSDDLQQDLEKRYIHHYNFPPFSVGETKPLRAPGRREIGHGALAERALIPVLPPKNEFPYVIRVVSEVLSSNGSTSMGSVCGSTLALMDAGVPLIKPVSGAAMGLIKEGDEVRVLTDIQGIEDFLGDMDFKVAGTDSGITALQMDMKIPGLPLEIIEQAVKQALPARLHILEKMLQAIDNPRTEMSPFAPRLLTIKIDPEMIGMLIGPGGKTIKGITEETGAKIDIEDDGTVTISAIDESKAKRARNIVQGMTRKLNEGDVYAGKVTRIIPIGAFVEFLPGKEGMIHISQLADYRVGRVEDEVAVGDEVIVKVRELDSKGRINLTRLGIHPDQAAAAREAATTNQ, via the coding sequence ATGGTAGAGATTGATAGGTCAATATCCTTTGACGGAAGGGATATTAGATTGACCGTAGGTCTACTAGCACCCCAAGCTGGTGGGTCAGTTTTAATGCAATCTGGGGACACCGCTGTATTAGTAACAGCTACCCGCTCTGCCGCAAGGGAAGGCATTGATTTTCTGCCGCTAACGGTAGACTACGAAGAAAGACTATATTCCGTTGGTCGGATTCCTGGTGGTTTTCTCCGGCGCGAGGGACGCCCACCCGAAAAAGCAATTCTCACTAGCCGTTTAATAGACCGTCCACTACGCCCTTTATTTCCCCAGTGGTTGCGCGATGACTTACAGATTGTCGCAACAACTTTATCGATGGACGAGTTAGTTCCACCTGATGTATTAGCTGTAACAGGTGCATCGCTAGCGGTGCTGTTAGCAAAAATACCGTTTGATGGTCCGATGGCAGCTGTGCGGGTTGGTTTAGTCGGAGATGACTTTATTATCAATCCCACGTATGCAGAAATTGAGGCGGGAGATTTAGATTTAGTTGTCGCCGGATCGCCAGCAGGCGTGATTATGGTGGAAGCTGGCGCTAATCAATTGCCGGAACAAGACATCATTGAGGCAATTGATTTCGGTTACGAAGCTGTACAAGACTTAATTCAGGCACAAAGAGACCTGATAGCGGAGCTTGGAATAGAGACGGTATACGAGGAACCGCCCGCCGAAGTAGAGCCGACCTTAATCGAGTTTATTCGCGATCGCGCCCAAGCACCAGTCAAACAAATTTTGTCGCAATTTGACCTCGACAAAAATAACCGCGATGCTGCGTTAGATGCCGTCAAAGAAGAAATTGTTGCAGCGATCGCCGAACTTCCCGAAGAAGACCCGATCCAAGTTGCTGCAACGACAAACAGCAAAGCTGTAGGCAACACATTTAAAGACTTGACCAAAAAACTCATGCGCCGTCAAATTGTCGAAGATGGCGTTCGCGTTGATGGTCGTAAGCTTGATGAAGTTCGCCCAGTGTCTTGTCGTGTAGACGTTCTTCCAAAACGAGTTCATGGCAGCGGCTTATTTAATCGCGGACTCACCCAAGTGCTATCTGCGTGTACGCTGGGTACACCAGGAGATGCGCAAAACTTATCCGACGATCTGCAACAAGATTTAGAAAAGCGCTATATCCATCACTACAACTTCCCGCCATTCTCTGTAGGAGAAACCAAGCCACTACGCGCTCCAGGGCGTCGGGAAATTGGTCACGGGGCGCTCGCCGAACGCGCTTTAATTCCAGTGTTACCACCTAAAAATGAATTTCCCTACGTCATTCGCGTTGTATCTGAAGTTCTCTCTTCCAACGGTTCCACGTCGATGGGTTCGGTTTGCGGTTCGACACTGGCGTTAATGGATGCAGGCGTTCCCCTTATCAAACCTGTCAGTGGCGCAGCAATGGGCTTAATCAAAGAAGGTGATGAAGTCCGCGTCCTTACCGATATTCAGGGTATAGAAGACTTTTTAGGCGACATGGACTTTAAAGTTGCAGGGACAGATAGCGGGATTACAGCCTTGCAAATGGATATGAAAATCCCAGGTTTACCCTTAGAAATCATTGAACAAGCGGTCAAGCAAGCCTTGCCAGCACGATTGCACATTTTAGAAAAAATGCTGCAAGCAATTGACAATCCGCGTACCGAGATGTCGCCTTTTGCCCCACGGCTACTAACAATTAAGATCGATCCAGAGATGATCGGGATGTTAATTGGACCTGGAGGTAAGACAATTAAAGGCATTACCGAGGAAACTGGAGCCAAAATTGACATCGAAGATGATGGCACGGTGACAATCTCTGCGATTGATGAAAGCAAAGCCAAACGCGCCAGAAACATCGTTCAAGGTATGACGCGCAAGCTGAACGAGGGCGATGTTTACGCGGGTAAAGTCACTCGCATTATTCCGATCGGTGCTTTTGTCGAATTCTTGCCTGGTAAAGAAGGCATGATTCATATTTCTCAGCTTGCGGATTACCGTGTGGGTAGAGTCGAGGATGAAGTTGCAGTCGGTGATGAAGTTATTGTCAAAGTTAGAGAGTTAGACAGCAAAGGTCGGATTAACCTAACGCGCTTAGGAATTCATCCTGACCAAGCCGCCGCCGCGCGCGAAGCCGCAACAACGAATCAATAA
- a CDS encoding PCP reductase family protein encodes MNDFESLEALRWTPEAKAKLKNIPFFARTQAKARIEQLARAAGQEVVTVELVEQARVEFGQ; translated from the coding sequence ATGAACGACTTTGAATCTTTAGAGGCTTTGCGATGGACACCTGAAGCTAAAGCCAAGCTAAAAAACATTCCTTTTTTTGCGCGAACTCAAGCTAAAGCACGAATTGAGCAATTAGCGCGTGCCGCAGGGCAAGAAGTTGTCACAGTAGAGTTAGTTGAACAGGCAAGAGTAGAGTTTGGTCAGTAA
- a CDS encoding polysaccharide deacetylase family protein produces MKIYQKRILNARFYCGFSVIGLAISLPAPALANACREPSAIQHNIANSTIQLASWVDAPQTLIPKLVQDLGPWLAAYLNPPPIPNLHVRAKQARVPIMMYHDILPQKQVFFDVTPQEFATHLELMRSHQLTPISLAQLVTHLRTGIPLPKKPILLTFDDGYSGHYQYVYPLLKKYGYPATFSIYTSNIGKNTGRPHVSWEQLRQMAADPLVTIAAHSVTHPADLRDLSEAQLRFEITESKRILETQLGMSIDYFTYPVGKYNSRVTRVVEQAGYKAALTMDDSADRFAGQSENLLAIARIGQSRLKHAIAGAWGGPQLPAWGVKFDFTTDISVQTTTIDSSRLILIAGGKPITIHAKSRYQVPQILAGSPAIAAVDGGFFSLKSLDSNVMIGPVLSHSGKFVPGNNSENRKLSGRPLVLINSQAVKFVAFNSQQHNTLAGLNAALPNVTDSFVAAAWLVKDSQPQPASTFGSLFDFDAARHRAFWGINQVGQPTIGVSTKLIDSVSLGITLAQAGLRDAVMLDSGASTSLAYKGESLVGYTPRPVPHVVALIPPQTMTQSDCVMASR; encoded by the coding sequence ATGAAAATATACCAAAAGCGGATTCTAAATGCCCGTTTTTACTGCGGTTTTAGCGTTATTGGGTTAGCAATATCTTTACCAGCACCTGCGTTAGCAAATGCGTGTCGAGAACCGAGTGCTATTCAGCACAATATAGCAAATTCAACAATCCAGCTTGCAAGTTGGGTAGATGCGCCACAAACTTTGATTCCAAAACTTGTACAAGATCTTGGACCTTGGCTTGCAGCTTACTTGAATCCCCCTCCCATACCAAACCTGCACGTCAGAGCAAAGCAGGCAAGAGTACCAATCATGATGTATCACGATATTTTGCCACAAAAACAAGTCTTCTTTGACGTTACACCGCAGGAATTTGCAACGCACCTCGAATTAATGCGATCGCACCAACTCACTCCCATTAGTTTGGCGCAATTAGTTACTCATCTTCGTACAGGAATACCACTACCAAAAAAGCCAATTTTGTTAACATTTGATGATGGTTACAGCGGTCATTATCAATACGTCTATCCCTTACTTAAAAAGTACGGCTATCCGGCTACTTTTTCAATTTATACATCTAATATTGGTAAAAATACAGGAAGACCACACGTTAGCTGGGAACAATTGCGGCAAATGGCGGCTGATCCTTTAGTCACGATCGCGGCTCACAGTGTAACGCATCCCGCCGATTTAAGAGATTTATCAGAAGCTCAATTGCGATTTGAAATTACTGAGTCAAAACGAATTCTAGAAACTCAGCTAGGGATGAGTATTGATTACTTTACATATCCGGTAGGGAAATATAATTCGCGAGTGACGCGCGTTGTGGAGCAAGCAGGGTATAAAGCCGCATTAACAATGGATGATTCGGCGGATCGCTTTGCGGGGCAATCTGAAAATCTTTTGGCGATCGCTCGTATCGGACAATCACGCTTAAAGCACGCGATCGCTGGTGCGTGGGGAGGTCCTCAATTACCTGCTTGGGGTGTAAAATTTGACTTTACGACGGATATTTCTGTTCAAACAACTACGATTGACTCTTCGCGACTCATCCTGATCGCTGGTGGTAAACCAATCACAATTCACGCCAAAAGCCGCTATCAAGTTCCACAAATTCTTGCAGGGAGTCCGGCGATCGCTGCTGTCGATGGCGGTTTCTTTTCGCTCAAATCCCTCGATTCTAATGTCATGATTGGACCTGTATTAAGTCACAGTGGCAAATTCGTTCCTGGAAACAATAGCGAAAATCGCAAGCTGAGCGGACGCCCTTTAGTACTTATCAATTCTCAAGCCGTTAAATTTGTTGCTTTTAACTCTCAACAGCACAACACGCTAGCCGGATTAAACGCCGCATTACCAAACGTCACCGATAGCTTTGTCGCAGCAGCATGGCTAGTCAAAGACAGTCAACCACAACCTGCAAGTACCTTTGGCAGTTTATTTGATTTTGATGCGGCTCGCCATCGAGCTTTTTGGGGTATCAATCAAGTAGGACAACCAACAATTGGGGTTTCTACAAAACTGATAGATTCAGTATCGCTAGGAATTACACTTGCTCAAGCTGGATTACGCGACGCCGTGATGCTCGACTCTGGCGCAAGTACTTCACTTGCTTACAAAGGAGAATCACTTGTCGGCTATACACCCCGCCCTGTACCTCATGTTGTGGCTTTAATTCCTCCACAGACAATGACTCAAAGCGATTGCGTTATGGCATCTAGGTAA
- a CDS encoding DEAD/DEAH box helicase, which yields MAILHGSWLVENHSLFIWGETWRSLGGIEAALTAEILDHPLVMTLAELDEWLRKTDFLPQVSRNILKSALPVIETATTERSRKGKTKQANSVVEIKRSPTAILALPTDPDTGYPIHSAAFSLDADPTLKPWRVQGLYLDPLAAFQFLTSLPLGSASQDEYLGGDLRFWSHVARWSLDLLSRCKFLPALSQSDDSFVASWRSLLDSAVDTSRLEKFAKVMPSVCLAYRTGEEDNDASQPSPQEVILSFLDSTIDAQIRTFLNGTTLPNAPSPIPEWLQALTTPDETVKAAPNQLERLAAVLNAWTAPLQYQINQAQIRTCFILHPPATGNEWTLAYGLQAASDPEFVVDAASIWRHPIAEWAIGDRTIHQPQETFLRGLGLASRLFTPIATSLDEQYPTSCRLTPLEAYDFIKSIAPRFTDSGLGVILPPSLANREGWANRLGLKIRAVTPREKQGVGLQSLLNFEWELAIGGQTLSKAEFDRLVALNSPLVEINGEWVELRSQDIKTAQSFFASRKDKLSLSLEDALRLSSGDSLVIEKLPVVNFEATGALQELMSALTNNQAIALLPPPKSFQGELRPYQVRGFSWLAFLERWNLGACLADDMGLGKTIQFIAFMLHQKEQEALENPTLLVCPTSVLGNWEREVKKFGPQLKVMLHHGDKRPKGKTFVTAARKHDLVITSYALIHRDIKDLQSVSWQGIVLDEAQNIKNPEAKQSQSIRQLESAFRIALTGTPVENRLQELWSILDFLNPGYLGTRQFFQRRFAMPIEKYGDVDSLTQLRSLVQPFILRRVKTDRDIIQDLPEKQEMTEFCGISPEQAALYQQVVEESLAEIDAAEGLQRRGMILGLLVKLKQICNHPAQYFKQNKIAEPRQSGKLLRLGEMLEEALAEGDRALIFTQFAEWGKLLQPYLQQHLQREILFLYGSTSKKHREEMIDRFQHDPQGPPIMILSLKAGGVGLNLTRANHVFHFDRWWNPAVENQATDRVFRIGQTRNVLVHKFVCTGTLEEKIHEMIESKKALAEQVVGAGEQWLTELDTDQLRNLLVLDRNAVIDEDAE from the coding sequence ATGGCAATTTTACACGGTAGTTGGCTAGTAGAAAATCACAGCTTATTCATTTGGGGAGAGACGTGGCGGTCTTTGGGTGGGATAGAAGCCGCGTTAACAGCGGAAATTTTAGATCATCCGTTGGTAATGACTTTAGCAGAATTAGATGAATGGCTACGCAAAACTGACTTTTTGCCGCAGGTGTCGCGTAATATCTTAAAATCGGCGTTGCCAGTTATAGAAACTGCGACGACTGAACGCAGTCGTAAAGGAAAGACAAAACAAGCGAACAGTGTGGTAGAAATTAAGCGATCGCCTACTGCTATTCTTGCCTTACCAACCGATCCTGATACAGGTTATCCAATTCATTCAGCCGCGTTTTCTTTAGATGCAGACCCTACACTCAAACCCTGGCGCGTGCAAGGTTTATATCTAGATCCTCTAGCAGCATTTCAGTTTCTCACTTCGTTACCATTGGGTAGCGCAAGTCAAGATGAGTATCTAGGAGGCGATTTACGCTTTTGGTCGCACGTTGCGCGTTGGAGTTTGGATCTGCTGAGTCGCTGTAAGTTCTTACCCGCATTAAGCCAATCTGATGATTCATTCGTGGCTAGCTGGCGATCGCTTTTAGATAGCGCCGTCGATACTTCGCGACTCGAAAAATTTGCGAAAGTCATGCCTAGTGTTTGTCTAGCTTATCGCACAGGTGAAGAAGACAATGACGCGAGCCAACCGTCGCCACAAGAAGTGATATTAAGCTTTCTGGATAGCACTATAGACGCGCAGATTAGAACGTTCCTCAATGGCACTACGCTACCAAATGCACCCTCTCCGATACCAGAATGGTTACAAGCATTAACAACGCCAGATGAAACTGTCAAAGCCGCACCAAATCAACTCGAAAGATTAGCCGCCGTACTGAATGCTTGGACAGCACCACTTCAGTATCAAATCAACCAAGCTCAAATTCGGACTTGTTTTATCCTACATCCACCGGCAACAGGTAATGAGTGGACATTAGCATACGGGTTGCAAGCCGCTAGCGATCCAGAATTTGTAGTCGATGCAGCAAGCATTTGGCGTCATCCGATTGCTGAGTGGGCGATCGGCGATCGCACGATTCATCAACCACAAGAAACGTTTTTAAGAGGCTTGGGGCTAGCTTCGCGTTTATTTACCCCGATAGCGACAAGTTTAGACGAACAATATCCAACGTCGTGTCGTTTAACGCCGCTCGAAGCCTACGATTTTATCAAATCAATTGCGCCAAGGTTTACCGACAGCGGATTAGGAGTGATTTTACCACCAAGTTTAGCAAATCGCGAAGGTTGGGCAAATCGCTTAGGGTTGAAAATCCGCGCTGTAACACCGCGCGAAAAACAAGGAGTAGGGCTGCAAAGTTTATTAAATTTCGAGTGGGAATTAGCAATTGGCGGACAAACTTTATCGAAAGCTGAATTTGACCGTTTAGTGGCGTTAAATAGCCCGTTAGTAGAAATCAATGGCGAATGGGTAGAACTGCGATCGCAAGACATCAAAACCGCCCAAAGCTTTTTTGCAAGTCGCAAAGATAAGTTATCGCTATCACTCGAAGATGCTTTACGGTTGAGTAGCGGCGACAGCTTGGTGATTGAAAAACTCCCCGTCGTCAACTTTGAAGCAACGGGGGCGCTACAAGAATTAATGTCCGCGCTGACAAATAATCAGGCGATCGCGCTTTTACCACCACCAAAAAGCTTTCAAGGCGAACTGCGTCCGTATCAAGTACGCGGCTTTAGCTGGCTTGCTTTTCTCGAACGCTGGAACTTAGGCGCGTGTCTCGCCGACGATATGGGACTTGGTAAAACGATTCAGTTTATTGCCTTTATGCTACATCAGAAAGAGCAGGAGGCACTAGAAAATCCCACATTACTTGTTTGTCCAACTTCAGTATTAGGTAACTGGGAGCGTGAAGTCAAGAAATTTGGACCGCAGCTAAAAGTGATGCTGCACCACGGTGATAAGCGTCCTAAAGGTAAAACCTTTGTCACCGCCGCGCGCAAGCACGATTTAGTCATTACAAGTTATGCGTTGATTCACCGCGATATTAAAGATCTACAAAGTGTTTCGTGGCAAGGAATTGTGCTAGATGAGGCACAAAATATTAAAAATCCTGAAGCGAAGCAGTCGCAATCAATTCGCCAACTCGAATCCGCGTTTCGCATTGCCCTAACAGGAACCCCAGTCGAAAACCGCTTGCAAGAATTGTGGTCAATTTTGGATTTTCTCAATCCAGGTTATTTAGGCACGCGGCAATTTTTTCAACGACGCTTTGCAATGCCGATCGAAAAATACGGCGATGTTGATTCTCTTACACAGTTGCGATCGCTCGTTCAGCCTTTTATTCTGCGACGCGTTAAAACAGATCGCGATATCATTCAAGATCTGCCTGAAAAGCAGGAAATGACCGAGTTTTGCGGTATAAGCCCCGAACAAGCCGCGTTGTATCAACAAGTTGTCGAGGAATCTTTAGCGGAGATCGACGCCGCAGAAGGATTGCAACGGCGGGGCATGATTTTAGGATTACTCGTCAAACTCAAACAAATTTGTAATCACCCTGCACAGTATTTCAAGCAAAACAAAATTGCCGAACCGCGTCAGTCAGGAAAGCTACTGCGCCTTGGAGAAATGTTAGAGGAAGCTTTAGCCGAAGGCGATCGCGCGTTAATTTTTACGCAATTTGCCGAGTGGGGTAAACTGCTGCAACCCTATCTACAACAGCATTTACAGCGCGAAATTTTGTTTCTTTATGGCAGTACTTCCAAAAAACACCGCGAAGAAATGATCGATCGCTTTCAGCACGATCCGCAAGGTCCGCCGATTATGATTCTTTCTTTAAAAGCTGGTGGTGTCGGGTTGAATTTAACACGGGCAAATCACGTCTTTCACTTTGATCGCTGGTGGAATCCTGCGGTAGAAAACCAAGCGACAGATCGTGTCTTTCGTATCGGTCAAACACGGAATGTTTTAGTGCATAAGTTTGTGTGTACCGGAACATTAGAAGAAAAAATTCACGAAATGATCGAAAGTAAAAAAGCTTTAGCTGAACAAGTTGTAGGTGCAGGCGAACAGTGGTTGACAGAATTAGATACCGATCAATTGCGGAATTTACTCGTACTCGACCGTAACGCTGTTATTGATGAGGATGCAGAATGA
- a CDS encoding SWIM zinc finger family protein, with amino-acid sequence MTNFSFQASREWWSQRWLDLLDSYRFKKRLERARNYARQGNILGIQFEGAKVSARVQGTEPEPYQVSLFLEPFTDEQWSYVIETMSQRAIFAAKLLAGEMPPNIEEVFTANGLSLFPFTLSEVRSKCSCPDKANPCKHIGAVYYQLGDRFSEDPFVLFQLRGRTKNQIIDALRELRSAHQEEVVSTEPETTSSTLDNAPSVTSTSFWHYQEPLDPNLVVIAPSTSSDVLEMLGAIPLSHDLADDSDANSSEILMNYLDTTYKQVAQQAFIAAMNTAAN; translated from the coding sequence ATGACCAATTTTAGCTTTCAAGCAAGTCGCGAATGGTGGTCGCAACGCTGGCTCGATCTCCTCGATTCCTACCGCTTTAAAAAGCGTCTGGAGCGCGCACGCAATTACGCGCGTCAAGGTAATATCTTAGGTATCCAGTTTGAAGGCGCAAAGGTATCAGCACGCGTCCAAGGTACAGAACCAGAACCGTATCAAGTTTCGCTGTTTTTAGAACCTTTCACCGACGAACAATGGAGTTACGTCATTGAAACGATGTCGCAACGCGCCATTTTTGCAGCAAAACTCCTAGCAGGTGAAATGCCACCTAATATTGAAGAAGTTTTCACGGCAAATGGGCTATCACTATTTCCGTTTACACTTTCTGAAGTGCGGAGCAAATGCTCGTGTCCTGATAAAGCAAATCCTTGTAAGCATATCGGTGCTGTGTATTATCAATTAGGCGATCGCTTTAGTGAAGATCCTTTTGTCTTATTTCAGCTACGCGGACGTACCAAAAATCAAATTATCGACGCTTTGCGCGAGTTACGCAGCGCGCACCAAGAAGAAGTTGTTAGTACTGAACCAGAAACGACTTCATCTACTCTAGACAATGCACCAAGTGTCACGAGCACATCGTTTTGGCACTATCAAGAACCCCTCGATCCCAACTTAGTCGTTATTGCGCCATCAACGAGCAGTGATGTCTTAGAAATGTTAGGTGCAATTCCATTGTCTCACGATCTTGCTGACGATTCTGACGCTAACTCGTCTGAGATACTGATGAACTACTTAGATACGACTTACAAACAGGTGGCTCAGCAAGCTTTCATCGCTGCGATGAACACTGCGGCTAATTAA
- a CDS encoding GNAT family N-acetyltransferase yields MSLRVFIRRPTAEDYQGLLSLHQRSQDFHFPWVFPPLNEQECKDYINRCQNEDFEGLLICHSTNNKIIGVANLSQIFYRAFQNAYLGYYVDVNFAGQGFMSEGVRLAIDYAFYTLGLHRVEANIQPENTASINLVKRLRFTKEGFSQRYLKINGEWRDHERWALTFEDWV; encoded by the coding sequence ATGTCACTTCGTGTTTTTATTAGAAGACCAACCGCAGAGGATTATCAAGGATTGTTATCCCTTCACCAAAGAAGCCAAGATTTCCATTTTCCTTGGGTTTTTCCTCCATTAAATGAACAGGAGTGCAAAGACTACATTAATCGTTGCCAAAACGAAGACTTTGAAGGTTTACTGATTTGTCATTCTACTAACAATAAAATTATTGGAGTAGCAAATTTAAGTCAAATTTTCTATCGAGCGTTTCAAAATGCTTACCTTGGTTATTACGTTGATGTCAATTTTGCGGGTCAAGGATTTATGTCAGAAGGTGTACGTTTAGCAATTGATTACGCTTTTTATACACTTGGCTTACATCGAGTTGAAGCCAATATCCAGCCTGAAAACACTGCTTCAATCAATTTAGTAAAGCGATTACGTTTCACAAAAGAGGGCTTTTCTCAACGATATCTAAAAATCAATGGAGAATGGCGTGACCATGAACGGTGGGCGTTGACCTTTGAAGATTGGGTATGA
- a CDS encoding VWA domain-containing protein — protein MPEILKLEDAVEFAENPEPRCPCVLLLDTSGSMQGEAIEALNEGLKVFRDELNRDSLAKKRVEVAIISFNFEVKVVQEFVTADQFEPPTLVAHGLTHMGAAIHQGLDLIQARKTEYRNNGIAYYRPWVFLITDGEPQGELESLVEQAAQRIRDDENSKRVAFFAVGVEGANMDRLSQIVVRSPLKLKGLNFQEMFIWLSASMQRVSQSKPDDQVALPPPGWGTV, from the coding sequence ATGCCAGAAATTTTGAAACTTGAAGATGCTGTAGAATTCGCCGAGAACCCAGAACCACGGTGTCCATGTGTTCTTCTTCTTGACACATCTGGTTCGATGCAGGGGGAAGCAATTGAAGCACTCAACGAAGGATTAAAAGTATTTAGGGATGAGTTGAATCGCGACAGCCTTGCTAAAAAACGAGTTGAAGTAGCGATTATTTCTTTCAACTTTGAGGTAAAAGTCGTTCAAGAGTTCGTTACCGCCGATCAGTTTGAGCCACCGACACTTGTCGCGCATGGTTTGACTCATATGGGTGCAGCAATTCATCAAGGGTTAGATTTAATTCAAGCGCGCAAAACTGAATATCGCAACAACGGTATTGCTTACTATCGTCCGTGGGTATTCTTGATTACGGATGGCGAACCACAAGGCGAGTTGGAAAGTCTTGTAGAGCAAGCAGCGCAGCGAATTAGAGATGATGAAAACAGCAAGCGCGTTGCCTTTTTTGCGGTGGGTGTCGAGGGTGCTAATATGGATCGCCTTAGCCAGATTGTCGTGCGATCGCCACTGAAGTTAAAAGGACTTAATTTTCAAGAGATGTTTATTTGGCTATCAGCCAGTATGCAGCGCGTTTCGCAATCGAAGCCAGACGATCAAGTTGCCTTACCACCACCAGGTTGGGGCACAGTTTAA
- the folP gene encoding dihydropteroate synthase: MAALNSFEWGKRTYLMGVLNVTPDSFSDGGEFNTPPSALAQARHLVAAGADILDIGGQSTRPGAEEVSPEEERERVLSVLQVLRPEISIPISVDTTRATVAKAAIAAGADIINDISGGTFDVDMLPTVAELGVPIVLMHIRGTPQTMQQHTEYEDLIGEIYAFLASRISAAIAAGIPQNRIIIDPGIGFAKKYNQSIELIRKLAEFRSLNCPILVGPSRKSFIGHILNQPEPKARVWGTAAACCAAIANGADILRVHDVREMHDVCRVADTLFR, translated from the coding sequence ATGGCAGCCTTAAACTCGTTTGAGTGGGGTAAGCGTACCTATTTAATGGGAGTGTTGAATGTTACGCCAGACAGCTTTAGTGATGGTGGCGAGTTTAACACCCCACCTTCTGCGTTAGCTCAAGCACGGCACTTAGTCGCCGCTGGTGCAGATATTCTTGATATCGGCGGACAATCCACGCGCCCAGGTGCAGAAGAAGTTTCACCTGAAGAAGAACGAGAGCGCGTATTGTCTGTATTACAAGTTTTGCGTCCAGAAATATCTATTCCCATTTCTGTTGATACGACACGAGCAACTGTTGCTAAAGCTGCGATCGCGGCTGGTGCAGATATTATTAATGACATTTCTGGCGGAACTTTTGATGTGGATATGTTACCAACTGTAGCTGAGCTTGGTGTACCAATTGTGTTAATGCATATTCGCGGTACACCACAAACGATGCAACAACATACTGAATACGAAGATTTAATCGGGGAGATTTATGCGTTTTTAGCAAGTCGAATTAGTGCGGCGATCGCCGCCGGAATTCCGCAAAATCGCATCATTATCGATCCTGGTATTGGCTTTGCTAAAAAATACAATCAAAGTATTGAACTTATCCGCAAATTAGCAGAATTTCGCTCGCTCAATTGTCCCATTTTAGTGGGACCATCGCGAAAAAGTTTCATCGGACATATCTTAAATCAACCAGAACCTAAAGCACGAGTTTGGGGAACCGCCGCCGCGTGTTGTGCAGCTATAGCTAATGGTGCAGATATTCTCCGAGTCCATGATGTGCGAGAAATGCATGATGTCTGCCGCGTTGCTGATACTTTATTTAGATAG